One region of Nitrospinaceae bacterium genomic DNA includes:
- a CDS encoding 3-isopropylmalate dehydratase large subunit — MAMTVTEKILAAHAGKESVKPGDNIWVDVDVLMTHDVCGPGTIGIFKKEFGENSKVWDREKVVIIPDHYIFTSDKHANRNIDILREFVKEQDLPYYYDVGTENYKGVCHIALAQEGHNRPGEVLFGTDSHTCTSGAFGMFSTGIGNTDAAFILGTGKLWVKVPETMRFEFTGTFPPYIMAKDILLQVIGDIGVDGATYRTMEWAGDAVYKFSMEERMTLCNMAIEAGGKNAVIEADDVTLEYVKKRTDKPYKIYHSDPDARYYFKKTYNASEMEPIVAKPHSPDNKALVSECKDVKLDRSYIGSCTGGKLTDFVAAAQLLKGKKVAIETFIVPATKEVEKELHTETLDGETLMDIFKNAGANVGDPSCAACLGGPKDTFGRANAEEVVVSTTNRNFPGRMGSKQSQVYLASPYTAAASALTGRITDPREFIHN; from the coding sequence ATGGCAATGACCGTAACAGAAAAAATACTTGCCGCCCACGCGGGAAAAGAATCGGTAAAACCCGGTGACAACATTTGGGTGGATGTCGATGTTCTGATGACCCACGACGTTTGCGGTCCAGGGACGATAGGCATTTTTAAAAAGGAATTCGGCGAAAACTCCAAGGTCTGGGATCGTGAAAAAGTGGTCATCATTCCCGACCATTATATTTTCACCTCCGATAAGCACGCCAACCGCAATATCGATATCCTGCGCGAGTTCGTCAAAGAGCAGGACCTTCCGTACTATTATGATGTGGGCACCGAAAATTATAAAGGCGTGTGTCACATTGCCCTGGCCCAGGAGGGGCACAACCGCCCAGGCGAGGTATTATTCGGAACCGATTCACACACCTGCACCTCAGGCGCGTTCGGTATGTTTTCCACCGGCATCGGCAATACGGATGCCGCGTTTATTCTGGGAACGGGAAAACTTTGGGTCAAAGTTCCGGAAACCATGCGCTTTGAGTTCACCGGCACCTTTCCGCCTTACATCATGGCCAAGGATATTCTTCTTCAGGTGATTGGCGATATCGGCGTCGATGGCGCCACTTACCGCACCATGGAATGGGCGGGAGACGCCGTCTACAAATTTTCGATGGAAGAGCGAATGACCCTTTGCAACATGGCCATCGAAGCGGGTGGAAAAAATGCCGTGATCGAGGCCGATGACGTGACTCTGGAATATGTGAAGAAGAGGACCGACAAGCCTTACAAAATTTATCATTCTGACCCGGATGCCAGGTATTATTTCAAGAAAACCTACAACGCCAGTGAGATGGAGCCCATTGTGGCGAAACCTCATTCGCCGGACAACAAAGCCCTGGTCAGCGAATGCAAAGACGTTAAGCTCGATCGATCCTATATAGGGTCCTGCACCGGTGGTAAGCTGACCGACTTTGTCGCCGCCGCCCAACTGCTAAAAGGCAAAAAAGTGGCGATTGAAACCTTCATTGTTCCCGCAACAAAGGAAGTAGAAAAGGAACTTCATACAGAAACTCTGGACGGGGAAACCCTGATGGACATTTTTAAAAATGCCGGAGCCAATGTGGGAGACCCTTCCTGCGCGGCCTGTCTGGGAGGCCCGAAAGACACGTTTGGCCGGGCCAATGCCGAGGAAGTGGTGGTTTCCACCACCAACCGTAATTTTCCAGGCCGGATGGGGTCGAAACAGTCGCAGGTTTATCTTGCTTCCCCCTACACAGCGGCGGCGTCGGCTTTGACGGGAAGGATCACCGACCCGAGGGAATTTATCCACAATTGA
- a CDS encoding 3-isopropylmalate dehydratase small subunit, which produces MEHMIEGKAYVLGNDIDTDQIIPAEHLVYSLTEPEERKNYGKFALSGVPQEDAGLPSGKQPFVKEGEFQSEYAILIGGKNFGCGSSREHAPACLEIAGIHAVVAESFARIFYRNSVDGGFFIPFESEVRLVEEIKTGDRLSIDVDAGTLTNTTSNKVYRLKSLGEVIDIIRAGNIFEYAKKAGLIPS; this is translated from the coding sequence ATGGAACACATGATTGAAGGCAAAGCCTATGTTCTGGGGAATGATATCGACACAGACCAGATCATCCCTGCTGAGCATCTGGTTTACAGTCTGACCGAGCCGGAAGAAAGAAAGAACTATGGGAAATTTGCACTGTCAGGCGTTCCGCAGGAAGATGCGGGCCTTCCCAGTGGAAAACAACCGTTTGTGAAAGAAGGCGAGTTTCAATCTGAGTATGCGATTCTCATTGGCGGCAAAAACTTTGGCTGCGGTTCCTCCAGGGAACACGCACCGGCGTGTCTTGAGATCGCAGGGATTCACGCCGTGGTGGCGGAGTCCTTCGCGCGGATCTTTTACCGCAACTCCGTGGACGGTGGTTTTTTCATTCCGTTTGAATCTGAAGTGCGTCTGGTGGAGGAAATAAAAACCGGAGACAGGTTATCGATCGATGTGGATGCGGGAACCCTGACCAACACCACCTCCAACAAGGTGTATCGGTTGAAATCCCTGGGAGAGGTCATCGACATCATCCGGGCGGGCAATATCTTTGAATACGCTAAAAAAGCAGGACTGATTCCCAGTTAA
- the gidA gene encoding adenylate/guanylate cyclase domain-containing protein: MIAAIDEKSIDELGRWPWPRKHLTRLVEKLVEKEAKVIGFDMVFSSPDESSGIETLKRLQEELDVKADGNVAVFETVERYIQNSDDDGLFARALGKSQRSVLGYFFHFHPEGLDHLSDRTLHEFLQDIKSAQFVGFIKSNRNLDLSLVDFRSAFAVESNIPILSKAVKQVGFISIDVEPDGSIRKLPLIVKYHDKKSNQDYFFPPLAIRVLEKFLEGTLLFRVGEFGVEKVLLDGETPLQILTNDKGEAQINFMGPQGTFPHFSVTDIIHDRLDAVPPGSLKDKIVLVGATAPALESVKITPFDPNYPGVEIHATVIDNFLHKNSLHQPKSIDLIDMGYLIVLGFLLTWVYSGVRPGLGLLISVLTLVLHLCVSHWVMVYKRFWLTDVFPLMENVLIMASIMVYRYGTEMKQKQEIQNVFSKYLPEKVIDQLMKDPGRLKLGGEQKELTALFTDIVGFTSLSEKYSPEKLMNFLNAYLTEMTGILFKYEGTLDKYDGDAIKSFFGAPLYFKEHAKRACWVAIEMQDRLRVLRQHWRKSGRPELYIRIGINTGLMVVGNIGSKNRMNYGINGDSVNLAARLEAANKEYGTFCLISDTTYQQAKNDIEVRELEYIRVVGRVAPVKVYELLGKSGQMDERIRRILPLYYEGLRHYRKRNWEAAIASFEKVLKFHPKDGPTRAFRNRCLRFKLKPPPEIWDGVFHLPTK; encoded by the coding sequence GTGATCGCCGCCATCGATGAAAAAAGCATCGACGAATTGGGACGTTGGCCCTGGCCTAGAAAGCATTTGACCCGCTTGGTTGAAAAACTGGTGGAAAAGGAAGCCAAGGTCATTGGTTTTGATATGGTATTTTCATCTCCAGATGAAAGCTCTGGAATTGAAACTCTGAAGCGATTGCAAGAAGAACTGGATGTTAAGGCCGATGGCAATGTGGCGGTTTTCGAAACCGTGGAACGTTATATCCAAAATTCGGATGACGATGGATTATTTGCCAGGGCACTTGGGAAATCGCAGCGCTCCGTTTTAGGTTATTTTTTCCATTTTCACCCGGAAGGCCTGGATCATCTTTCCGATCGGACGTTGCACGAGTTTCTGCAGGATATCAAGTCCGCGCAATTTGTAGGTTTCATCAAGTCCAACCGAAATCTGGATTTGTCACTGGTGGATTTTCGCTCTGCCTTTGCGGTCGAGTCCAATATTCCCATTCTCTCGAAGGCGGTCAAGCAAGTGGGTTTTATCAGTATCGACGTGGAGCCGGACGGTTCCATTCGAAAGTTGCCGCTCATCGTCAAATATCACGATAAGAAAAGCAATCAGGATTATTTTTTCCCGCCGCTTGCGATTCGCGTTTTGGAAAAATTCCTCGAAGGGACTCTTTTGTTCCGTGTGGGAGAATTTGGGGTGGAGAAAGTATTGCTCGATGGAGAGACCCCACTGCAAATTCTCACCAATGATAAAGGCGAGGCACAAATTAATTTCATGGGCCCGCAGGGAACGTTTCCCCATTTTTCGGTAACCGATATCATTCACGATCGGTTAGATGCCGTGCCGCCGGGAAGCCTGAAAGATAAAATTGTTTTGGTGGGAGCGACCGCACCCGCATTGGAAAGCGTCAAAATCACTCCTTTCGATCCTAACTATCCGGGAGTGGAAATTCATGCAACCGTTATCGATAATTTTCTGCACAAAAACTCCCTGCATCAACCCAAGTCGATCGATTTGATCGATATGGGTTATTTGATCGTTCTGGGTTTTTTGCTGACCTGGGTGTATTCCGGAGTCCGCCCGGGTCTGGGTTTATTGATTTCAGTGCTTACTCTGGTGCTTCATTTATGTGTCAGCCATTGGGTCATGGTCTATAAAAGATTCTGGCTGACCGATGTCTTTCCCTTGATGGAAAATGTGCTGATCATGGCCTCCATCATGGTCTACCGGTACGGCACCGAAATGAAACAGAAACAAGAGATCCAAAATGTTTTCAGCAAATACCTGCCTGAAAAAGTGATCGATCAACTGATGAAAGATCCGGGCCGGTTGAAATTGGGAGGCGAACAGAAAGAGCTGACCGCGTTATTTACAGACATCGTGGGATTCACCTCGCTCTCGGAAAAATATTCCCCTGAGAAGCTCATGAACTTTCTCAATGCCTATTTGACCGAGATGACGGGAATTCTTTTCAAATATGAAGGAACCCTCGATAAATACGATGGGGATGCCATCAAATCCTTTTTTGGGGCGCCATTGTATTTTAAAGAACACGCCAAACGCGCGTGCTGGGTTGCGATCGAAATGCAGGATCGGCTCCGGGTGTTGCGCCAGCACTGGAGAAAGTCAGGGAGGCCGGAACTTTATATTCGAATCGGGATCAACACCGGACTCATGGTGGTTGGCAATATCGGTTCTAAAAACCGCATGAATTATGGGATCAATGGAGATTCGGTCAATTTAGCCGCCCGCCTGGAAGCCGCAAATAAGGAATACGGGACATTTTGCCTGATCAGCGACACGACCTATCAACAGGCAAAAAATGATATAGAAGTCCGTGAGCTGGAATACATCCGGGTGGTAGGAAGGGTTGCGCCGGTGAAGGTGTATGAATTATTGGGTAAATCCGGACAGATGGATGAAAGAATACGCCGGATCCTGCCGCTTTATTATGAGGGACTGCGTCACTATCGGAAGAGGAATTGGGAGGCGGCGATTGCTTCATTTGAAAAGGTTCTTAAGTTTCATCCTAAGGACGGGCCAACCAGAGCGTTCAGAAATCGTTGCCTGCGATTCAAACTAAAACCACCGCCTGAAATTTGGGACGGTGTGTTTCATCTTCCAACCAAATAG
- a CDS encoding Crp/Fnr family transcriptional regulator, which produces MVSKIENLQAIPIFSSLSQAHLEELSEIAHEKTYRKNQVIFDQGDPGNSLIIILDGLIKISLVDSNNHEFIIKTFGENDFFGEMALLDGGPRSATATAVEDTRALIIFRDNFIGLIQKTPSVALGMLTELSNRLRNTTENISNLTFFDAYGKVARCLLDLAEKIGKNEGDGMSMELTLSRQELANMAGLSRETFARILKEFQVRGCLKVQGKKMTIVDEKVMRREIVL; this is translated from the coding sequence ATGGTTTCAAAAATTGAAAATTTACAAGCGATACCTATTTTTTCATCCTTGTCTCAGGCGCATCTGGAAGAGCTGTCAGAAATTGCACATGAGAAAACCTATCGAAAAAACCAGGTGATATTTGATCAGGGCGATCCGGGAAATTCTCTGATTATCATTTTGGACGGGTTGATCAAAATTTCTCTTGTCGATTCCAACAATCACGAGTTTATTATTAAAACGTTTGGGGAAAATGATTTCTTTGGGGAAATGGCTCTTCTGGACGGCGGCCCCCGGAGCGCGACCGCAACGGCGGTGGAAGATACCCGGGCGCTCATTATATTCCGCGATAATTTTATCGGGCTCATTCAAAAAACCCCTTCGGTGGCTCTCGGAATGTTGACGGAATTATCCAATCGATTGCGAAATACAACCGAAAATATATCCAACCTGACCTTCTTCGATGCGTATGGAAAAGTTGCCCGATGCCTCCTGGACCTGGCGGAAAAAATCGGCAAAAATGAAGGTGACGGGATGTCTATGGAACTGACCTTGTCGCGTCAGGAACTGGCCAATATGGCTGGATTGTCCAGGGAGACGTTTGCCCGTATCCTCAAGGAGTTCCAGGTGCGTGGTTGTTTGAAAGTCCAAGGGAAAAAAATGACTATTGTGGATGAAAAAGTCATGAGACGGGAAATCGTTTTATAA
- the csrA gene encoding carbon storage regulator, with protein MLVLTRRIGESIKINEEVKITVIDVKGKNIRLGIEAPKETKIYREEVFLRIKQENRSAATPADMDLGKISQLVLDNLDT; from the coding sequence ATGCTTGTCCTCACGAGAAGAATTGGCGAGAGTATTAAAATTAATGAAGAAGTCAAAATAACCGTTATAGATGTAAAAGGAAAAAATATTCGCCTGGGAATTGAGGCGCCAAAAGAAACCAAAATCTATCGAGAAGAGGTGTTTTTAAGAATCAAGCAGGAAAATCGCTCCGCCGCCACCCCGGCCGATATGGATTTGGGAAAAATTTCTCAGCTGGTATTGGATAATCTGGATACATGA
- the fliW gene encoding flagellar assembly factor FliW, producing the protein MIYETTRFGPLEVKENEILNFPVGLYGFERERDFIRLPFNPNIESPMEWLQSLKTPGLAFVITDPFLYVPDYSVKLTEEEKKQIRFEPGHTLMTRAIVTLPENYLEMTANLVAPIIVNLNSGLARQFVLTSMEYDTRHYLLPQEVREGKVKTPE; encoded by the coding sequence ATGATATACGAAACAACACGGTTTGGCCCTCTTGAGGTCAAGGAAAACGAGATCCTCAATTTCCCTGTAGGTCTTTACGGATTTGAAAGGGAAAGAGACTTCATACGGCTGCCTTTCAATCCCAATATAGAAAGCCCCATGGAATGGTTGCAGTCGCTTAAAACGCCGGGCCTGGCATTTGTGATCACCGATCCCTTCCTTTACGTGCCCGACTATTCAGTCAAATTAACGGAGGAGGAAAAAAAACAAATCCGTTTTGAACCGGGACACACGCTGATGACGCGCGCCATCGTCACCCTTCCTGAAAACTACCTGGAGATGACCGCCAATCTCGTCGCTCCCATCATCGTCAACCTCAATTCAGGGCTGGCCAGACAATTTGTCTTAACATCCATGGAATACGATACGCGTCATTACCTGCTTCCTCAGGAAGTCAGGGAAGGTAAAGTGAAGACTCCCGAATAA
- a CDS encoding membrane protein, with translation MFRIFILFAIFFLSPLSVMAESPEEKGLAIAVEDDKRDNGFDDFTANLMMILKNRQGEESTRDIRNKTLEVEGDGDKSLVIFDKPRDVKGTALLNFTHKTGSDDQWLFLPALKRVKRISSSNKSGSFMGSEFAYEDVTSQEVEKYNYKWIADETLDGKECFVFERYPVYKNSGYTRQVVWLDKAEYRIYKIEFYDRKNALLKTQTNKRYNQYLGQYWHPEEMFMENHQTGKSTLLIWSDYQFRTGLSDKDFNRNSLKRAR, from the coding sequence ATGTTTCGAATTTTTATTTTGTTTGCAATATTTTTTCTTAGCCCCTTATCCGTCATGGCGGAGAGTCCGGAGGAAAAAGGACTGGCCATCGCGGTGGAAGACGATAAGCGCGATAACGGCTTCGACGATTTCACGGCGAACCTGATGATGATTTTAAAAAACCGCCAGGGCGAGGAGAGCACCCGGGATATCCGCAACAAAACCCTGGAAGTTGAGGGTGACGGGGACAAATCTCTGGTCATTTTCGACAAACCGCGGGATGTGAAAGGAACGGCTCTGTTAAATTTCACTCACAAAACCGGCAGTGACGATCAATGGCTGTTCCTTCCTGCTTTAAAACGGGTCAAACGGATCAGTTCGTCCAACAAGTCCGGTTCGTTCATGGGCAGTGAGTTTGCTTATGAGGATGTCACCAGTCAGGAAGTGGAAAAGTATAATTACAAATGGATTGCGGATGAAACTCTGGATGGCAAGGAATGTTTCGTGTTCGAACGCTATCCCGTGTATAAAAACTCGGGGTACACCCGGCAGGTGGTCTGGCTCGATAAAGCGGAATACCGTATCTACAAGATTGAATTTTACGACCGCAAGAATGCGCTTCTAAAAACCCAGACCAATAAGAGATACAATCAATATCTGGGCCAGTATTGGCATCCTGAGGAAATGTTTATGGAAAATCACCAAACGGGGAAAAGCACGCTTTTAATTTGGTCGGATTACCAATTTCGAACCGGGCTGAGCGATAAGGATTTTAATAGAAACAGCCTGAAACGCGCGCGTTAG
- a CDS encoding RND transporter yields MNFGEGVIRYRWWIIAGSLALMMTAASGGRFLGFSTDYRAFFSKGNPQLEAFERIQNTYTKEDNLMIALEPKDGEVFSREFLAVVEEVTQASWQTPYSIRVDSITNFQHTWADGDDLIVEDLVEDALNLSDEDLEKKKQIALNEPLLIKRLINPAADMTAVNMIINLPGKSINETPEVVAFARKMADDIHKKHPGVNVYLTGVVFMNNAFSEAGQGDMMTLVPIMYLLVFIIMTFVLRSFQATLTTVVVIAFSILTGMGLAGWLGIQLTPVSANAPTIILTLAVADSIHLLVTMLHEMRLGKSKHEAIVESLRINHQPIFITSVTTAIGFLSLNFGDSPPFWHLGNIVAMGVMAAYVYSVGFLPAVLAILPLKVKGTVQNRREFFDRFAEFVILHRTRLYWGMLAFIIVIAAQIPRIEIDEKFNEYFDSRYQFRTDNDYVEARLTGFESISYSLSAGESGGISNPDYLETLETFSEWYRQQPGVLYVNTLTDTMKRLNKNLNFDDPAFYRIPDERNLSAQYLLLYELSLPFGLDLNNQINVDKSSTRLTAVLESISTKEVLELEERAQAWLKENAPASMATHGASPLIMFSHIAKRNLVSMMTGTLLALLLISVILIVVLRSLKIGVISIIPNIGPVLMTFGVWGLIYQEIGFAVAVVAPVALGIIVDDTVHFLSKYLRARREQNKSAEDAVRYSFHTVGTALGVTSLILVAGFLVLSYSGFTMNSHLGIMTTIAILSALLADFLFLPPLLMKLEGKKQKTTELPGSVAPETT; encoded by the coding sequence ATGAATTTTGGCGAAGGCGTCATCCGATACCGATGGTGGATCATTGCCGGCTCTCTGGCACTCATGATGACTGCCGCCAGCGGCGGCCGGTTTCTTGGGTTTTCTACCGACTACCGGGCTTTCTTCAGCAAAGGAAACCCACAACTGGAAGCGTTTGAGCGAATTCAAAATACCTACACCAAAGAGGACAATCTCATGATTGCCCTGGAGCCGAAAGACGGTGAGGTGTTCAGCCGGGAATTTCTGGCGGTTGTTGAGGAGGTGACCCAAGCCTCATGGCAGACCCCTTATTCTATCCGCGTGGATTCCATCACCAATTTTCAGCACACCTGGGCGGATGGCGATGACCTGATTGTGGAGGATCTGGTAGAAGATGCTCTCAATCTTTCCGATGAAGACCTGGAAAAGAAAAAACAAATCGCTTTAAATGAACCGCTCCTCATCAAACGACTCATCAATCCCGCCGCCGATATGACCGCGGTGAATATGATCATCAATCTTCCCGGAAAATCCATCAACGAAACGCCGGAGGTGGTCGCTTTTGCCCGTAAGATGGCGGACGATATCCACAAAAAACATCCTGGAGTCAACGTCTACCTGACAGGCGTCGTCTTCATGAACAACGCCTTCAGTGAAGCCGGACAAGGGGACATGATGACACTGGTTCCGATCATGTACCTGTTGGTGTTCATCATCATGACCTTCGTGCTGCGTTCGTTTCAGGCAACCCTGACCACGGTGGTGGTCATCGCTTTTTCGATACTCACAGGCATGGGGCTTGCGGGATGGCTGGGAATCCAGTTGACACCCGTTTCCGCCAACGCACCCACGATCATTCTCACACTGGCGGTGGCCGACAGCATTCACCTTCTGGTCACCATGCTTCACGAAATGCGGCTGGGCAAAAGCAAACACGAGGCGATCGTGGAATCTCTGCGCATCAACCATCAACCGATTTTCATCACCAGTGTGACCACCGCCATCGGATTTTTGAGTCTCAACTTCGGCGACTCCCCGCCTTTCTGGCATTTGGGAAACATCGTCGCCATGGGAGTGATGGCCGCCTACGTGTATTCGGTGGGCTTCCTGCCGGCAGTGCTGGCGATTCTGCCGCTCAAGGTCAAGGGCACGGTTCAGAATCGGCGCGAGTTTTTCGACCGCTTTGCGGAATTTGTCATTCTGCATAGAACGCGCCTGTACTGGGGAATGCTGGCATTCATCATCGTCATCGCCGCACAGATTCCTAGAATCGAGATCGATGAGAAGTTCAACGAGTATTTTGACTCCCGTTACCAGTTCCGCACTGACAACGATTACGTGGAAGCCCGCCTCACCGGATTCGAATCGATCAGCTATTCTCTGAGCGCCGGAGAGTCCGGCGGCATCAGCAACCCGGATTATCTGGAGACACTGGAAACGTTTTCCGAATGGTACCGTCAACAGCCCGGTGTTCTGTATGTGAACACCCTGACCGATACGATGAAGCGGTTGAATAAGAATCTGAATTTCGACGACCCGGCCTTTTACCGGATTCCGGATGAACGCAACCTGTCCGCCCAGTACCTGCTCCTGTACGAGTTGTCCCTGCCCTTCGGGTTGGATCTCAACAATCAAATAAACGTCGATAAATCGTCCACCCGGCTCACGGCAGTTCTGGAAAGTATTTCCACTAAGGAGGTGCTGGAGCTTGAAGAGCGGGCACAGGCGTGGTTGAAGGAAAATGCACCGGCCAGTATGGCAACCCACGGCGCCAGCCCCTTGATCATGTTTTCCCACATCGCCAAGCGTAATCTGGTGAGCATGATGACGGGGACGCTGTTGGCTCTCCTGCTCATTTCCGTCATTCTGATTGTCGTGCTCCGCAGTTTGAAGATCGGTGTCATCAGCATCATTCCCAATATCGGTCCGGTTTTGATGACCTTCGGGGTATGGGGACTCATTTATCAAGAAATCGGGTTTGCGGTGGCTGTGGTGGCGCCTGTGGCGCTCGGGATCATCGTCGACGACACGGTGCACTTTCTGAGCAAATACCTGCGCGCCCGGCGGGAACAAAATAAAAGCGCCGAGGATGCCGTCCGTTACTCGTTTCACACCGTGGGCACCGCTCTTGGGGTGACATCGTTGATTCTGGTGGCCGGGTTTTTAGTGCTCTCTTATTCGGGATTCACGATGAATTCCCACCTGGGAATCATGACGACCATCGCCATTCTTTCGGCTCTTCTGGCAGACTTTTTATTTCTCCCTCCGCTGTTGATGAAGCTGGAGGGAAAAAAACAGAAAACGACGGAGTTGCCCGGTTCGGTTGCGCCTGAAACTACCTGA
- a CDS encoding TetR family transcriptional regulator — MKIAHETTEEIKNQILDSAHKRFGKYGFGKTTMAEIAKDCLMSAGNLYRYYPNKKEIGASCARRCMKEAEELWRDVLKQTGMTPSERLEALMLAKLRHIHQEFSDRPPLFELVLFISAERRDLVENHLKTQQSLVAEVLAEGNRSGEFEVPDVLETAEIILAATMKFIAPHFMGAFTLEELEKESRGVVKLLVKGLAKR; from the coding sequence GTGAAAATTGCCCATGAGACCACAGAAGAAATCAAGAATCAGATACTGGATTCGGCCCACAAACGGTTCGGAAAGTATGGTTTCGGCAAGACCACCATGGCTGAAATCGCCAAGGATTGCCTGATGTCTGCAGGTAACCTCTACCGCTATTATCCTAACAAAAAGGAAATCGGAGCAAGCTGCGCCAGGCGCTGTATGAAGGAAGCTGAAGAGTTGTGGCGCGATGTTTTGAAACAAACCGGAATGACACCATCTGAGCGTCTGGAGGCCCTGATGCTGGCAAAGCTGCGCCATATCCACCAGGAGTTTTCGGATCGTCCGCCTCTTTTCGAGCTGGTTCTTTTTATTTCCGCGGAACGTAGGGACCTCGTGGAAAATCATCTCAAAACCCAGCAGTCTTTGGTTGCAGAGGTTCTGGCTGAAGGCAACCGCTCCGGGGAATTTGAAGTGCCGGACGTTCTGGAAACCGCCGAAATCATTCTGGCGGCCACCATGAAATTCATCGCCCCGCATTTCATGGGTGCTTTTACCCTGGAAGAGCTGGAAAAAGAATCCCGGGGGGTTGTCAAATTATTAGTCAAAGGCCTTGCAAAACGCTGA
- a CDS encoding UPF0391 membrane protein translates to MIGWAATFLIIGIIAGVLGFTGIAGTAVNIAWILFVVGLVLAVLFALIGRRPPSV, encoded by the coding sequence ATGATTGGATGGGCCGCCACATTTCTTATTATAGGAATCATTGCTGGAGTTTTGGGGTTTACGGGAATCGCGGGTACCGCGGTTAACATTGCGTGGATTTTATTTGTCGTGGGGCTTGTGCTTGCTGTTCTATTTGCTTTGATAGGACGGCGCCCGCCCTCCGTTTAA